The Sorangiineae bacterium MSr11367 genome window below encodes:
- a CDS encoding isochorismatase family protein has product MDRLTADSSVLVVVDVQERLAAAMPEDTMARLVQNAGILLEAASRLRIPVLVSEQYKKGLGPTVSPLRERLEGMGVAPIEKIDFDACAEPAFARALTGTHARQAVVLGMEAHICVFQTARELSRRGYTTYVVEDAVASRREENRTAGLSLIARAGAIPTVTEAVAFDWLGRAGSEDFKAISRLVK; this is encoded by the coding sequence ATGGATCGACTCACCGCAGATAGCAGTGTGCTCGTGGTGGTGGACGTTCAAGAGCGTCTGGCCGCGGCGATGCCCGAGGACACCATGGCGCGGCTGGTTCAGAACGCCGGAATCCTGCTGGAGGCCGCGTCGCGTCTGCGCATCCCGGTGCTCGTGAGCGAGCAATACAAAAAGGGTCTCGGTCCCACCGTCAGCCCCCTTCGGGAGCGGCTCGAGGGCATGGGCGTTGCGCCCATCGAGAAGATCGATTTCGACGCATGTGCGGAACCCGCGTTCGCGCGGGCGCTCACCGGCACCCATGCCCGTCAGGCCGTGGTGCTCGGGATGGAAGCACACATCTGCGTGTTCCAGACCGCGCGCGAGCTCTCGCGCCGGGGCTACACGACCTACGTCGTCGAGGATGCCGTCGCCTCACGCCGCGAAGAGAACCGGACCGCGGGCCTGTCGCTGATCGCCCGGGCCGGCGCCATCCCGACCGTCACCGAGGCGGTGGCGTTCGATTGGCTCGGCCGCGCCGGCAGCGAAGACTTCAAGGCCATCTCGCGCCTGGTGAAATAA
- a CDS encoding sigma-54 dependent transcriptional regulator codes for MQGPEASETSTSVVTTDGDITVLVVDDERSNVESLQKIFVRENMRVLSACDAKQALEQVRSHRINVMLTDLMMPGTTGLELLRAVKQVTPEIEVVLMTAYGSVEAAVSAMREGAYDFVEKPLKRLTIVKSVRKAAEKQKLVLENRSLKNEIKRLTTREIVGSSPTLRRVIDVATQAAPSMATVLVLGESGTGKELLARYIHDRSARAKRPFVAVNCAAIPETILESELFGHERGAFTGATGKKEGRFAKAAGGTLFLDEIGELSPQVQVKLLRVLQEGEFEPLGGDTEKSDVRIVAATNRDLLAEVQAGRFREDLYYRLNVIAITAPPLRARREDIALLVDHFLGLYAAKNGKARLTVSRIALDKLLDYHWPGNVRELENVVERAVVLSRSDTLTEHDLPDAIAHAAPPTPTALTFPIGTPLEEIELRVIKETLRHTKGDKSVAAQLLGISTRTIYRKLDGVPEAAEG; via the coding sequence ATGCAGGGGCCGGAAGCGAGCGAAACCTCCACCTCCGTGGTGACGACAGACGGGGACATCACGGTGCTGGTCGTCGACGACGAGCGCTCCAACGTGGAGTCGTTGCAGAAGATTTTCGTGCGCGAGAACATGCGCGTCCTCTCGGCCTGCGACGCGAAGCAGGCGCTCGAGCAGGTCCGCTCGCACCGCATCAACGTGATGCTGACCGATCTGATGATGCCGGGCACGACAGGTCTGGAGCTTCTGCGGGCGGTGAAGCAGGTCACCCCGGAGATCGAGGTGGTGCTCATGACCGCGTACGGCTCGGTGGAGGCCGCCGTCAGCGCCATGCGGGAGGGCGCGTACGACTTCGTCGAGAAGCCGCTCAAGCGGCTCACCATCGTCAAGAGTGTGCGCAAGGCGGCGGAGAAGCAAAAGCTCGTCCTGGAGAATCGCTCGCTCAAGAACGAGATCAAACGCCTCACCACCCGCGAAATCGTGGGAAGCTCGCCCACGTTGCGCCGCGTGATCGACGTGGCCACGCAGGCCGCACCGAGCATGGCCACGGTGCTCGTCCTGGGCGAGAGCGGCACGGGCAAAGAGTTGCTCGCGCGCTACATCCACGACCGCAGCGCCCGCGCCAAGCGTCCGTTCGTGGCGGTCAACTGCGCGGCCATCCCGGAGACCATCCTGGAGAGCGAACTTTTCGGCCACGAGCGCGGCGCCTTCACCGGGGCGACCGGCAAGAAGGAAGGGCGTTTCGCCAAAGCGGCAGGGGGCACGCTTTTTCTCGATGAAATCGGCGAACTGTCGCCCCAGGTGCAGGTGAAGCTGCTGCGCGTGCTTCAAGAAGGGGAGTTCGAGCCCCTCGGCGGAGATACCGAGAAGTCCGACGTGCGCATCGTCGCCGCCACGAACCGCGACCTGCTCGCCGAGGTGCAGGCGGGGCGATTTCGCGAGGATCTGTACTACCGCCTCAATGTCATCGCCATCACGGCGCCACCGCTGCGGGCGCGGCGGGAGGACATCGCGCTGCTCGTGGATCACTTCCTCGGGCTCTACGCGGCCAAGAATGGCAAGGCGCGGCTCACCGTGTCGCGGATCGCGCTGGACAAGCTGCTCGACTACCACTGGCCGGGCAACGTGCGCGAGCTGGAGAACGTCGTCGAGCGAGCGGTCGTCCTTTCGCGGAGCGACACCTTGACGGAGCACGATCTCCCCGACGCCATCGCGCATGCCGCGCCGCCCACGCCCACCGCCCTGACGTTTCCCATCGGCACGCCGCTCGAGGAAATCGAGCTGCGGGTCATCAAGGAGACGTTGCGTCATACGAAGGGCGACAAGTCCGTCGCCGCTCAATTGTTGGGGATTTCGACCCGCACCATCTACCGGAAACTCGACGGCGTCCCGGAAGCAGCCGAGGGGTAG
- a CDS encoding general secretion pathway protein GspC → MILVLTAVAAFFGASGVTQIIGIGLAADEKQLSTPPLAAKSPALVASAAGGHSTNADPILSRNPFDSVTGPLNKVATTEEGPAPGPDLSDPYSAPACDGVKVLIIAASSDERWSFAALSSGSDNAPSQLRRSGNDFNGKTVEFVGWDRVWLTSGGTRCQAQLFKGDEPAKPPPPPPAPSAPVRGGAPSVSPDIAKGIQKLSATEFNIDRGVVDKILENQAELMRQARIVPVQENGKVVGINLFGVRPDTLLGQLGMENGDRLQKINGFDMASPEKALEAYARLRMADHLTVSINRRGQDVNLDYNIK, encoded by the coding sequence GTGATCCTCGTACTCACTGCGGTTGCGGCCTTTTTCGGCGCGAGCGGGGTTACGCAGATCATCGGCATCGGGCTCGCGGCGGACGAGAAGCAGCTCTCGACGCCGCCGCTGGCGGCCAAGAGTCCGGCTCTCGTTGCCAGTGCGGCAGGCGGGCACTCGACCAACGCGGATCCCATCCTTTCACGCAACCCGTTCGATTCGGTGACGGGGCCGCTCAACAAGGTGGCCACCACCGAAGAGGGGCCAGCCCCGGGACCGGATCTGAGCGATCCCTATTCGGCGCCGGCCTGCGACGGTGTGAAGGTTCTGATCATCGCAGCGTCGTCCGACGAGAGGTGGTCCTTCGCGGCGCTTAGCTCGGGCAGCGACAACGCACCGTCGCAATTGCGCCGGAGCGGCAACGACTTCAACGGGAAGACCGTGGAATTCGTCGGTTGGGACCGCGTCTGGCTGACCAGCGGCGGCACGCGCTGCCAGGCGCAACTCTTCAAGGGCGACGAGCCGGCCAAGCCGCCGCCGCCTCCCCCCGCGCCCTCCGCCCCCGTACGCGGCGGAGCACCGTCCGTCAGCCCGGACATCGCGAAGGGCATTCAAAAACTCAGCGCGACGGAGTTCAACATCGACCGCGGCGTGGTCGATAAGATTCTCGAGAATCAGGCGGAACTGATGCGCCAAGCGCGCATCGTGCCCGTGCAGGAAAACGGCAAGGTCGTGGGCATCAACCTCTTTGGCGTGCGGCCCGACACGCTCCTCGGCCAGCTCGGAATGGAGAATGGCGACCGTCTCCAGAAGATCAACGGCTTCGACATGGCGAGCCCCGAAAAGGCTCTCGAGGCGTACGCGCGCCTTCGCATGGCCGACCACTTGACCGTGAGCATCAACCGCCGCGGCCAGGATGTGAATCTCGATTACAACATCAAATAG